From Planctomycetota bacterium, the proteins below share one genomic window:
- a CDS encoding PIG-L deacetylase family protein: protein MDGFTRSFLARQRLLVVAPHADDETAGAGGLMARVKEAGGKVFVMVLSTGDLVHFDATGKKTRKATRRQELGEAMKVLEVDDWEIVYEDTSLHLRLETLPRRELTEQIERKARLATERTRPTMIVLPAPSYNQDHEAVYKAGITACRPHLARMKAFQNFVLVADAPQLTWGASFPFRPNFYVDISGPYLERKLKAYACHRSQIRPEPSQAGLGALRLLAEARGREISVAAAEAFECRRFVV, encoded by the coding sequence TTGGACGGATTCACGCGTTCCTTTCTGGCCCGTCAACGGCTGCTCGTCGTGGCTCCGCATGCCGACGACGAAACGGCCGGCGCCGGGGGCCTGATGGCCCGCGTCAAGGAAGCGGGCGGGAAGGTCTTCGTCATGGTGCTTTCGACGGGGGATCTGGTCCACTTCGACGCCACGGGGAAGAAGACCCGGAAGGCCACCCGGCGTCAGGAGCTGGGGGAGGCCATGAAGGTTCTCGAGGTGGACGACTGGGAGATCGTGTACGAAGACACGTCGCTTCATCTGCGTCTGGAGACGCTGCCCCGGCGGGAGCTCACCGAGCAGATCGAACGCAAAGCGCGGCTGGCGACCGAGAGGACGCGGCCGACGATGATCGTTCTTCCGGCGCCGAGCTACAATCAGGACCACGAGGCGGTGTACAAGGCCGGGATCACGGCCTGTCGCCCGCACCTGGCGAGGATGAAGGCGTTCCAGAACTTCGTCCTGGTGGCGGACGCGCCTCAACTGACCTGGGGGGCGTCGTTCCCGTTCCGGCCCAACTTCTACGTGGACATCAGCGGTCCCTATCTCGAGCGGAAGCTCAAGGCCTATGCGTGTCACCGGTCCCAGATCCGGCCGGAGCCCTCTCAGGCGGGATTGGGGGCGCTGCGGCTTCTGGCGGAAGCGCGGGGAAGGGAGATCAGCGTTGCGGCGGCCGAGGCGTTCGAATGCCGCCGCTTCGTCGTGTAA